The Paenibacillus spongiae nucleotide sequence TTTCCGATTTTGGGGTATGATGAAGAGTGAGGTGAAATCATTGGAACGATTACAAAAAATATTAGCTCAGGCCGGTGTCGCTTCGCGGCGCAAGTGCGAGGAGCTCATCCTTGCCGGACAAGTCCAGGTGAACGGAGAACCGGTGACGACGCTGGGGGTCAAGGCCGACCCTGCGGTAGACGTCATAACGGTTAACGGCAGGGCGATTCGAAACGAGAAAAAGCTGTATCTCATGCTAAACAAACCTAAAGGGGTTATCACGAGCGCCAAAGATCCGCAGGGACGCAAGATCGTATCGGATTATCTTCCCGGTATTAAGGAACGGGTATATCCGGTCGGGCGTCTGGATTACGATACGGAAGGCTTGCTGCTGCTGACGAATGACGGCGAATTCGCCAACCTTCTGACACATCCGAGCCATCACGTGCCGAAGACGTATATGGCTACGGTGAAGGGGGTTCCTCACGGCACCTCGCTGGAGAAGCTCCAGAACGGGATTCAGCTGGAGGACGGCATGACGGCTCCGGCCGAGGTAGAATACCATGATGTCGACACCGATAAGAAGCAAGCGACGATCACGATCACGATCTATGAGGGGCGGAACAGGCAGGTGCGCCGGATGTTCGATGCGATCTCGCATCCCGTAACCCGCTTGAAACGGATCAAATTCGGCGATCTGCTGCTGCAGAATCTGGCACGGGGTACATACCGGCATTTAACGGAGAAGGAAGTTCAGGAGCTGCGCGACATGGCTCATAAGACACATAAAATTCAAAAATAACGAACGGCGGCAATCTAATTGCCGTTCGATTTTCGTTATAATGACAATTGTGAGTTTAATAAACAATGTTGGGCGGTGACATGTACAGTTGGGAAAAAACCGCAGAACGATACAAATTGTCATTTTGCTCGGCGTCTTGCTGCTCGGAGGTTATGCGATCGGCAAGACACTTTTTGTGAGCGATGAAGGTCTGCCGAAAGCGGGTGAAGCGCCGCCTGACTTCGCGCTGCTTGGGACGGACGGACAAGTCCATCGGCTTGCCGACTATAAAGGCAAAGCGCTTGTCATTAACTTTTGGGGTACATTCTGTCCGCCCTGCGTCATTGAAACACCGGAATTTCAACGGCAATACGAGAAGTGGAATGGCCAAGGCAAGCCCTTCGAAATTGTCGGCATTAATCTGAGCGAGGACGACTTGACGGTCTCAAGCTTCGTGAAGGAGTACGGCTTGACGTACGATATCTTGCGCGACCAGCGCAATAAAGTCGAGACGCTGTACGGAGTGAGATCCTATCCGACGACCTTCTTCATCAAGCCCGACGGAACGATCATGGACATCTACGTGGGCGGGATGACGGAGAAGGACATTGATGAGCGCGTCAAGAAACTGCTTCAGTCCTAAGCCAGGGAGGTCAATCCTTTGTTGTCATTTGAAAATACGAAATGCGAGTGCGGCCATCAGAACCCGGTCGGAACCGTACTCTGCGAGAGCTGCGGGAAGCCGCTGGATGCAAACGAGGCGGCTTCCGACGCTCCTCTTGAGATGAGATATGACGGGGTCGCAAGACGCTCGCAGAAGAGCAATCCTTCGATTATCGATCGGGTATGGAACTTTTTCTCATCGGTCAAAATTGCGGTTCGGATTATTATCATCACGCTCCTCGCTGCTATCGTCGGCACCATCTTCACCCAAGAGAACGCATTCGTCTCCTTCGATCCTTCGACCTACTACGAAGATAAGTACGGATGGATTGGCAAGTGGTATTATAAGCTCGGCCTATCCAACACGTATGAATCATGGTGGTTTATCGGTCTCCTGGTCATGATCGGCACCTCGCTCGTCATCTGCAGCCTTGACCGTGTGCTGCCGCTTTACCGGGCGCTCAGCAAGCAGCAAATCCGCAAGCATCCGCAGTTCATCAACCGCCAAAAAACGGTATACTCCGCCGATCTGGGCAGCGATTCGGAAGCATGGGTCGATCAGATGGAGGAGCAGCTTAAGCGGAAGCGCTACCGCGTTCACCGGGATGGGTCGGCGCTGCTCGCGGAGAAGGCGCGCTTCAGCCGTTGGGGACCGTATATCAACCATATCGGCCTGATTGTATTCCTGCTTGCCGTTCTTCTGAGAACGATCCCAAGCTGGTCCATGGATAACTACGTATCCATTCCCGAAGGAGATACGGTCTCGATTCCGCACACGAATTATTTCATTAAGAACGAGGATTTTACGGTCGATTACTATAAGGATGAAGAATTGCCTGAGGAGTTGAAGGGAACAAGCCGAGCGAAGCTCTACGAGACGAAGGCAGTCTTGTATACGTGCAGCGAGAATTGTGACGACCCTTTGCTTGAACCGAAGCTTACGGAGGTCACTCAGCACGACATTAAGGTCAATCATCCGCTATCTTACAAAGGATTGAAGATCTATCAATTCGGCTACGACGACAGACCGAAGCTAAAAGCGGTCAAGCCGGTGCTGATCGACAAGGAAACCGGACAAACCTACGGGCCGTTCGATTTGCCGATGCTCGATCCGGAGCTTACCTACAAGCTAGGACCGTACACGCTCGAATTGAAGAAAAAGTATATGGATTTCGTCATTAACTCCGCCGGGGAGCCTGCGACGCAATCGAGGGAGCCTAACGCCCCAGCCTTCGTCTTTCTGCTCACGGGGCCGGACCTGCCCAAGGAAGGCGTGCCGTACATGTACTTCCCGAAACAGAACGACAAGATCCGCTTCAGTCAGGATGCCATTAACGGCGACATCGGCAAGCGATTCGAAATTAAAGTCCCGAAGATGGAAGACATAACCTTCGCGCCTGTCGTTACGACATTGAACGTGCGTGTCGATAAAGCGATGCCATACATCTGGGTCGGAGCGGGTATTTCCATGCTTGGCCTGCTGCTCGGTTCCTACTGGCAGCATCGCAGAATTTGGCTTCGGGTGGATAATGGCCGGGTTGCGCTTGGGGCACATACGAATAAAAACAATTACGGCATGCGTGCCGAGGTCGCTGCCGTACTGGGCAAGACAGGCATCGATGTAGAGCCGAAGTCGCTCGATAACGGGGGGAACAAATCGTGAGTTTAGTTGATTTCAGCAGCGACGCGTTTATCGTCGCATTCTTTCTATATTGCTTTGGATTTCTCTTCTACGGCGTTGCGATCATCGGCCGCAAGTTCAGCAACCGCAACCCGGATGAGCATATGCACAAATGGGGGCGGATCGCATTCATTACGTCCGTCCTGGGCTTCATCGCCCACCTGACCTTCTTCTTCACGAGATGGGCGGGCGGGGGGCATATTCCGACCAGCAACATGTATGAATTTATGACATTTCTGGCGATGATGGTCATGCTGGCCTTCATCGTTGTCTATGCGATCTACCGGAAGCCGATGCTTGGCTTCTTCACACTGCCGCTTACCGTCATTATCGTGGCGTTCGCGGCCGTGTTTCCGCAGGAGGTGCAGCCGCTCATTCCGCCGCTGCAATCGATCTGGCTGAAGGTTCACGTTACGACGGCGGCGCTCGGCGAAGCGTTCTTCGCGGTCGGATTCGCGGCGGGTCTCATGTACCTGCTGCGTGTCGTCGATTTTAACTCCAAGGAGAAATCGATGCGAATCCAGCAGCGCTGGGTTGAGTTTACGCTCTACGTGGTCGTGATCATCATCGCCTTCATCGGTTCCGTGTTCGCTTTCCGGGGAATGGGATATGAAGCGCACTTTATACAGGAAACCGTCGAAATCTCCAGTCAAGGGGTGGAATCGACGACGACGGATGACGTGAAATATTCCATGCCGCCTATTGTGAAGCCTTACAACAGCCAAGTCCAGTCCATGGATAGTTTCCTAGGCATGAAAGAGCCGCTGTTCGAAACGCCTTCATGGATGAAGGGCGTCG carries:
- a CDS encoding pseudouridine synthase; its protein translation is MERLQKILAQAGVASRRKCEELILAGQVQVNGEPVTTLGVKADPAVDVITVNGRAIRNEKKLYLMLNKPKGVITSAKDPQGRKIVSDYLPGIKERVYPVGRLDYDTEGLLLLTNDGEFANLLTHPSHHVPKTYMATVKGVPHGTSLEKLQNGIQLEDGMTAPAEVEYHDVDTDKKQATITITIYEGRNRQVRRMFDAISHPVTRLKRIKFGDLLLQNLARGTYRHLTEKEVQELRDMAHKTHKIQK
- a CDS encoding redoxin domain-containing protein, which gives rise to MGKNRRTIQIVILLGVLLLGGYAIGKTLFVSDEGLPKAGEAPPDFALLGTDGQVHRLADYKGKALVINFWGTFCPPCVIETPEFQRQYEKWNGQGKPFEIVGINLSEDDLTVSSFVKEYGLTYDILRDQRNKVETLYGVRSYPTTFFIKPDGTIMDIYVGGMTEKDIDERVKKLLQS
- the resB gene encoding cytochrome c biogenesis protein ResB; the protein is MLSFENTKCECGHQNPVGTVLCESCGKPLDANEAASDAPLEMRYDGVARRSQKSNPSIIDRVWNFFSSVKIAVRIIIITLLAAIVGTIFTQENAFVSFDPSTYYEDKYGWIGKWYYKLGLSNTYESWWFIGLLVMIGTSLVICSLDRVLPLYRALSKQQIRKHPQFINRQKTVYSADLGSDSEAWVDQMEEQLKRKRYRVHRDGSALLAEKARFSRWGPYINHIGLIVFLLAVLLRTIPSWSMDNYVSIPEGDTVSIPHTNYFIKNEDFTVDYYKDEELPEELKGTSRAKLYETKAVLYTCSENCDDPLLEPKLTEVTQHDIKVNHPLSYKGLKIYQFGYDDRPKLKAVKPVLIDKETGQTYGPFDLPMLDPELTYKLGPYTLELKKKYMDFVINSAGEPATQSREPNAPAFVFLLTGPDLPKEGVPYMYFPKQNDKIRFSQDAINGDIGKRFEIKVPKMEDITFAPVVTTLNVRVDKAMPYIWVGAGISMLGLLLGSYWQHRRIWLRVDNGRVALGAHTNKNNYGMRAEVAAVLGKTGIDVEPKSLDNGGNKS
- the ccsA gene encoding cytochrome c biogenesis protein CcsA → MSLVDFSSDAFIVAFFLYCFGFLFYGVAIIGRKFSNRNPDEHMHKWGRIAFITSVLGFIAHLTFFFTRWAGGGHIPTSNMYEFMTFLAMMVMLAFIVVYAIYRKPMLGFFTLPLTVIIVAFAAVFPQEVQPLIPPLQSIWLKVHVTTAALGEAFFAVGFAAGLMYLLRVVDFNSKEKSMRIQQRWVEFTLYVVVIIIAFIGSVFAFRGMGYEAHFIQETVEISSQGVESTTTDDVKYSMPPIVKPYNSQVQSMDSFLGMKEPLFETPSWMKGVDAARKLNTIVWSIINGTILYGLIRLVLRRRIGAAIHSVMDGVDPEDLDEISYRAIAIGYPIFTLGALIFAMIWAYIAWSRFWGWDPKEVWALITWLYYTAYLHLRLSRGWHGKKSAWIAVIGFVVVMFTLIGVNLVLVGLHSYAGV